From a single Vibrio tubiashii genomic region:
- a CDS encoding methyl-accepting chemotaxis protein yields the protein MRVTISKLVVFSASILSIFAMATISFFNWNSSIDAIYNLNKSSYMQSSHALGEQLATPVRFKKIANIEERVDIALQAQNGSLNGIYIFLPDLTLLYSSDNASQPELQEALQEKTVLTDSSEQHQIGLPLFSGKKNTLVGYLVTDWNFTQAQGLSSQLSSQSMIIAAISVITCIAVLLALLNSLLVKPLKQLNLLCEELSSGECNLSKRLEFKRQNELGQLARSMNRFIEKMEQTLIPIHQGADSVTSISKDLDRHLVSISNKITHQRDEIKSTVEFSEQAQHSVSLVKDNTFVTSESLNRAVESAKGGQQRLLSALNDNKMMAEKSAHLSEAANEVNSQVIKVTEILGIIRNIAEQTNLLALNAAIEAARAGEEGRGFAVVADEVRGLAEKTSDSTNQVEEILSELGNVTNSLIQITEEGSSASEASLNSIEEAVEDIEKALKDVSQADQMCSTIAGSSESQIDAMSELVERLNKVDQQIDSLVEDSHNIETSSAELFSQASNTSQHLSSYNLAR from the coding sequence TCTATTTTCGCTATGGCGACGATTTCATTCTTCAATTGGAACAGCAGTATTGATGCTATTTACAATTTGAATAAATCGTCGTACATGCAATCGAGTCACGCTCTAGGTGAACAACTGGCGACCCCAGTCAGGTTTAAGAAGATTGCCAACATAGAAGAGAGAGTAGATATTGCCCTTCAAGCACAAAATGGCAGTTTGAATGGTATATACATTTTTTTACCTGATCTCACACTACTCTACAGTAGCGACAATGCGTCTCAGCCCGAACTACAAGAAGCATTGCAAGAGAAAACTGTGCTGACAGATAGTTCTGAACAACATCAAATAGGACTTCCTCTTTTCTCAGGTAAGAAAAACACCTTGGTTGGCTATTTAGTGACTGATTGGAACTTCACTCAAGCTCAAGGCTTAAGCAGCCAACTAAGCAGCCAGTCGATGATTATAGCTGCCATTTCTGTCATTACCTGTATTGCTGTTCTGCTGGCTTTACTCAACTCACTTCTTGTTAAACCATTGAAACAGTTAAACTTGCTCTGTGAAGAGCTAAGTTCAGGCGAATGTAATTTGAGCAAACGACTCGAATTCAAACGCCAAAACGAACTCGGCCAACTTGCGCGCAGCATGAATCGTTTTATTGAGAAGATGGAGCAAACCCTGATACCGATTCATCAAGGAGCAGACTCAGTAACATCTATTTCAAAAGACCTCGATCGACATTTAGTCTCTATCAGCAATAAAATCACCCATCAGAGAGATGAAATTAAGAGCACAGTTGAGTTTAGCGAACAAGCTCAGCACTCGGTCTCATTGGTAAAAGACAATACCTTTGTCACTTCAGAGTCTCTCAATCGTGCGGTGGAAAGTGCTAAAGGTGGCCAACAACGCCTTCTTAGTGCACTTAACGACAATAAGATGATGGCCGAAAAAAGCGCTCATCTCTCCGAGGCTGCCAACGAAGTTAATAGCCAAGTCATCAAGGTGACCGAAATTTTGGGTATCATTCGCAATATTGCCGAACAAACCAATTTACTCGCCCTTAATGCAGCGATTGAGGCAGCACGAGCAGGTGAAGAAGGCCGTGGATTTGCAGTCGTTGCAGACGAAGTCCGCGGCTTAGCGGAAAAAACCTCAGATTCAACCAATCAAGTTGAGGAGATTTTATCTGAACTTGGCAATGTGACTAACTCTCTGATTCAAATTACCGAGGAAGGCAGCAGCGCAAGTGAAGCAAGTCTTAACTCAATTGAGGAAGCGGTAGAGGATATAGAGAAGGCGCTCAAGGATGTCTCTCAAGCCGATCAAATGTGCTCCACCATCGCGGGCTCTTCAGAGTCTCAAATTGATGCCATGTCTGAATTGGTAGAAAGGCTGAATAAGGTTGATCAACAAATCGACAGCCTTGTGGAAGACTCACACAATATCGAAACCAGTAGTGCTGAACTGTTTTCTCAAGCCAGCAATACTAGCCAACATCTATCAAGCTATAATTTAGCCCGATAA
- the cobO gene encoding cob(I)yrinic acid a,c-diamide adenosyltransferase, translating to MSTDNQKEDRYKARQQKVKAEIDARVAAAQEEKGLFLVITGNGKGKSTSGFGTVARAVGHGLKCSVAQFIKGTWDNGERNLLEKLGVEFQVMGTGFTWETQSKAQDTEAAQKVWQECKRMLQDESIDVILFDEMTYMVNYGYIELDELVEALNNRPKMQSVIITGRGAHRTLTEMADTVSEVRNVKHAFESGVKALKGVDW from the coding sequence ATGTCTACGGATAATCAAAAGGAAGATCGCTATAAAGCTCGTCAACAAAAAGTCAAAGCAGAAATCGATGCACGAGTCGCCGCAGCTCAAGAAGAGAAAGGCCTATTCCTAGTAATCACAGGTAACGGTAAAGGTAAATCAACATCGGGTTTCGGTACGGTAGCACGCGCTGTTGGGCATGGTTTGAAGTGCTCGGTGGCACAATTTATTAAGGGTACATGGGACAACGGTGAGCGCAACTTGCTGGAAAAACTTGGGGTTGAGTTTCAAGTCATGGGTACAGGCTTTACTTGGGAAACCCAAAGTAAAGCGCAAGACACTGAAGCTGCTCAAAAAGTGTGGCAAGAGTGTAAGCGTATGCTGCAAGACGAGTCGATTGATGTCATCCTGTTTGATGAGATGACTTATATGGTCAATTATGGCTACATTGAATTAGATGAGCTGGTTGAAGCGCTAAACAATCGCCCTAAGATGCAATCGGTCATCATCACTGGACGCGGCGCTCATCGCACCTTGACTGAGATGGCAGACACTGTCTCCGAAGTACGTAACGTCAAGCACGCTTTTGAGTCAGGAGTAAAAGCACTCAAAGGTGTTGATTGGTAA
- a CDS encoding substrate-binding periplasmic protein: MAMIKTILILACSFWALSVNAKLTVMTEDFAPFGYYDSNGELTGIGVEIVRHLLDELDIEDEIQVLPWSRAIKELEVFPKRALFCVARTPNRNDKFEWVGPILSDGVYFFHSKQFDSSKDDLESAKNWDNIAVTANYPEHQTLVNLGFENLWVTSQPNENARLLQYNRVTAIVAGEFAIPSLLKSQGIEASSVVRSNIQLFHIDLYIAFSKGTDPKVLQRWQQALEEFQSTAKYHEIRKRYTVSN; encoded by the coding sequence ATGGCTATGATTAAAACGATATTGATCCTAGCTTGCTCGTTTTGGGCACTTTCAGTCAATGCCAAACTCACGGTCATGACAGAAGACTTTGCCCCGTTTGGCTACTATGATTCGAATGGAGAACTGACCGGGATAGGCGTTGAGATCGTTAGGCACTTATTGGATGAACTCGATATCGAAGACGAGATACAAGTGCTGCCTTGGTCTCGGGCAATAAAGGAGCTAGAAGTATTCCCAAAACGCGCTCTGTTTTGCGTCGCCCGCACCCCAAATCGCAATGACAAGTTTGAATGGGTTGGCCCTATTCTTTCCGACGGTGTCTACTTCTTTCACTCAAAACAGTTCGATTCTTCGAAAGATGATTTAGAAAGCGCTAAAAATTGGGACAACATTGCAGTCACCGCTAACTACCCTGAACATCAGACTTTAGTTAACCTAGGTTTTGAGAATCTTTGGGTAACCAGTCAACCAAACGAAAATGCGCGACTACTGCAATACAACAGAGTCACCGCCATAGTTGCGGGCGAATTTGCCATACCGAGCTTGCTTAAATCGCAAGGAATAGAGGCGAGTAGCGTTGTTCGCTCAAACATTCAACTCTTCCATATCGACCTCTACATCGCTTTTTCGAAAGGTACTGATCCCAAAGTTTTGCAGCGGTGGCAACAAGCTCTTGAAGAGTTCCAATCAACAGCGAAATACCACGAAATACGCAAACGCTACACAGTATCCAATTAA
- a CDS encoding AsmA family protein — protein MKKLFLIIAIPVVVILGALIALVTLVNPNQFKPLIVEQAKTHTGLDLVIDGDISWQFFPSIGFELGQTELRNPKGFEQLNMFKVDTVGVDVSVMPLFSQQLEIGNITLDGAAFSLETLPDGRKNIDALTQAQAAQAEATAAPATSESNSQPVTEEATQSSDGASAWTINLAGVTVSNASVEIQDKQTGSFTKLYDVSLNLSQFAVDTWTKADFAAKGEANQQKFTAKGDAEFKLAKGFKEYALRNINLDATFSDPATKIDSAKIGLETFEFDKANALSYAVVGNAAGLDIDMKGSASLQVDQAISKVLTNKMVLDATFKGESLPQSPMKVDMASDLSFDLTKSHLSFVLEKLTANALAFDGKADVTLGDIPKVRFVLHSPNIDLDEFLGLGKAAPAQAPSDTAPASEAPQQSPEKAEPAPTSPQKPAQEVEPDLSALKTLDVKGQITIDKFKANNAKIQNVKASFSVNRGVAELTSFTSNLYQGSISATARLDARKSPASYTAKKRIKGVKVQPLLIDVANNDMLEGTGNIDVDVKGSSLTPTGIKKNLVGTIVINFEDGAVNGINVAQLIRENYAKIKGEKLEGGNEVQKTDFSAMKATLKLNKGNVSTNDLHMQSPLLRIRGNGSANYLNETVDFTVSTSIVGSLKGQGGKDIDELKDVTIPINISGSWAQPKFKLIFDDVLKQKAEKEIDRGLKKLDEKLGEKIKDEKTKEAVNSLIKGLFN, from the coding sequence ATGAAGAAACTGTTCCTAATCATAGCAATCCCAGTGGTTGTTATTCTCGGTGCTCTAATTGCACTGGTTACTTTAGTTAACCCAAACCAATTTAAACCACTTATCGTTGAACAAGCGAAAACCCATACTGGTCTTGATCTTGTTATCGATGGTGATATCAGTTGGCAGTTTTTCCCGTCGATTGGTTTCGAGCTAGGTCAAACCGAGCTTCGTAACCCGAAAGGCTTTGAACAATTGAATATGTTCAAGGTGGATACAGTCGGTGTGGATGTATCCGTTATGCCACTGTTCAGTCAACAACTTGAAATCGGCAACATTACGCTTGATGGCGCGGCTTTCTCGCTAGAAACCTTACCGGATGGTCGCAAGAATATTGACGCGCTAACTCAAGCACAAGCGGCTCAAGCTGAGGCGACGGCGGCACCAGCGACTTCAGAAAGCAATTCGCAGCCTGTAACGGAAGAAGCGACTCAAAGTAGTGACGGCGCTTCGGCTTGGACAATCAACTTGGCTGGGGTTACTGTCTCGAATGCGTCGGTTGAAATTCAAGATAAACAAACAGGGTCATTTACCAAGCTGTATGACGTTTCTTTGAATCTGTCTCAGTTTGCAGTTGATACTTGGACTAAAGCGGACTTTGCCGCCAAAGGTGAAGCGAATCAGCAGAAATTTACCGCCAAGGGTGATGCTGAGTTTAAGCTAGCAAAGGGCTTTAAAGAGTACGCGCTACGTAACATTAACCTTGATGCGACATTCAGTGATCCTGCAACAAAAATCGATAGCGCGAAGATTGGGCTAGAAACGTTTGAGTTCGACAAAGCCAATGCGCTGAGCTATGCCGTTGTGGGTAATGCAGCTGGTCTGGATATCGATATGAAGGGTTCGGCTTCATTACAAGTTGATCAAGCGATCAGCAAAGTGCTAACGAACAAAATGGTGCTAGATGCTACGTTCAAAGGTGAGTCATTACCTCAGTCGCCAATGAAGGTAGATATGGCATCAGACTTGTCGTTTGACCTGACTAAGAGCCACCTAAGTTTTGTGCTAGAAAAGCTGACCGCAAATGCATTGGCGTTTGACGGTAAAGCCGATGTGACGTTAGGTGATATTCCTAAAGTTCGATTTGTTTTGCATAGCCCGAATATCGATTTGGACGAGTTTTTAGGATTGGGCAAAGCGGCTCCGGCGCAAGCTCCCTCTGATACTGCTCCAGCTTCAGAAGCACCGCAGCAAAGTCCTGAAAAAGCAGAGCCTGCGCCAACCTCGCCACAGAAACCCGCTCAAGAAGTGGAACCCGATCTCTCTGCGCTGAAAACGTTGGATGTGAAAGGTCAGATTACTATCGACAAATTCAAAGCCAACAATGCCAAAATTCAGAACGTAAAGGCGAGCTTCTCGGTAAACCGAGGTGTGGCAGAACTGACGTCATTTACATCAAACTTATATCAAGGCTCTATCAGTGCTACGGCTCGTCTCGATGCGCGTAAGTCACCAGCAAGCTACACCGCGAAAAAACGCATCAAAGGTGTAAAAGTACAGCCTCTACTGATTGATGTGGCAAACAACGATATGTTGGAAGGCACGGGTAATATTGATGTCGACGTGAAAGGTAGCAGCTTAACCCCAACAGGCATTAAGAAGAATCTAGTCGGTACAATCGTTATTAACTTTGAAGATGGCGCAGTTAACGGCATTAACGTTGCTCAGTTAATTCGTGAGAATTACGCCAAGATCAAAGGTGAGAAGCTAGAAGGTGGTAATGAAGTCCAGAAAACAGACTTTAGTGCAATGAAAGCAACCTTGAAGCTGAACAAAGGCAATGTATCTACCAATGATCTGCATATGCAGTCACCACTACTTCGTATCCGCGGTAACGGCAGTGCTAATTACCTGAACGAAACCGTCGACTTCACAGTCAGTACTTCTATCGTTGGCTCACTGAAAGGCCAAGGTGGTAAAGACATCGATGAACTGAAAGATGTGACGATTCCAATCAATATCTCGGGCTCTTGGGCTCAGCCTAAGTTCAAACTCATCTTTGATGATGTACTTAAGCAAAAAGCTGAAAAAGAGATCGATCGCGGATTGAAGAAGCTCGATGAGAAACTTGGTGAAAAAATCAAAGATGAAAAAACCAAAGAAGCGGTTAATAGCTTAATCAAAGGATTGTTTAACTAA
- the udk gene encoding uridine kinase, translating into MSDNNQCVIVGIAGASASGKSLIASTIYNELREKVGDHQIGVITEDCYYNDQGHLSMDDRVKTNYDHPSALDHDLLCEHLEQLVKGQAVEVPEYSYTEHTRTDNTTTMTPKKVIILEGILLLTDPRLRDLMHATVFMDTPLDICLLRRVKRDVEERGRTMDSVLKQYQETVRPMFMQFIEPSKQYADIIVPRGGKNRIAIDVLKAHIAKLLKA; encoded by the coding sequence ATGTCTGATAATAATCAATGCGTCATCGTAGGTATTGCTGGCGCGTCTGCTTCTGGAAAAAGTTTAATCGCGAGCACTATTTACAATGAACTACGTGAAAAAGTGGGCGATCATCAAATTGGTGTGATTACGGAAGATTGCTACTACAACGATCAAGGCCATCTTAGTATGGATGATCGTGTAAAAACCAACTACGACCACCCAAGCGCACTAGACCATGATCTATTGTGCGAACATCTAGAGCAGTTAGTTAAGGGACAAGCGGTAGAAGTACCTGAGTACAGCTACACAGAACACACCCGTACTGATAACACAACGACAATGACACCGAAGAAAGTCATTATTCTTGAAGGTATTTTGCTGCTTACTGACCCACGTCTGCGTGACTTAATGCATGCGACGGTATTTATGGACACGCCACTGGATATCTGTCTGCTTCGTCGTGTTAAGCGTGACGTTGAAGAGCGCGGCCGTACTATGGATTCTGTTCTGAAGCAGTACCAAGAAACGGTTCGTCCTATGTTTATGCAGTTTATCGAGCCTTCAAAGCAATACGCAGACATTATTGTTCCACGTGGTGGTAAAAACCGCATTGCAATCGATGTATTAAAAGCTCATATTGCAAAACTTTTGAAAGCTTAA
- the apbC gene encoding iron-sulfur cluster carrier protein ApbC: protein MRQFTSKQDFCDWLNQFEHPSLAPDWASTANFVSVEANQFTIEIPFAANALTQDLSEWIEAAQNKGEVASFSHNIVVAPKPLETHVSATVKGVKNVIAVTSAKGGVGKSTTSVNLALALSKSGAKVGLLDADIYGPSVPLMLGQTNAQPEVRDNKWMQPIAAHGIFTHSIGYLVSKDEAAIWRGPMAAKALAQLLNETEWPELDYLVIDMPPGTGDIQLTLAQQVPVTGAVIVTTPQDLALADARKGAAMFNKVDVPVVGLVENMSYHICSHCGEKEHIFGAGGAEKMATEYGLALLAQVPLHIQMREDIDKGIPTVAARPESEHAQQYLALAEAVSSRLYWQGKTKPDSIMFTMVE, encoded by the coding sequence ATGCGTCAGTTCACTTCAAAGCAAGATTTCTGTGATTGGTTAAATCAATTTGAGCACCCAAGCCTCGCCCCTGATTGGGCGTCTACGGCGAACTTTGTGTCAGTTGAAGCCAATCAGTTTACTATTGAAATTCCTTTTGCAGCTAATGCGTTAACTCAGGATTTGTCTGAATGGATTGAGGCTGCCCAAAATAAAGGTGAGGTTGCTTCATTTTCGCACAACATTGTTGTTGCCCCGAAACCTCTCGAAACCCATGTTTCTGCGACAGTGAAAGGGGTTAAGAACGTCATCGCGGTGACGTCAGCAAAAGGTGGGGTCGGCAAGTCGACAACCTCGGTCAACTTAGCGCTGGCCTTGTCAAAGTCGGGAGCCAAAGTTGGACTATTGGACGCCGATATTTATGGCCCTTCAGTGCCACTGATGCTTGGCCAAACCAATGCACAACCTGAAGTTCGCGATAACAAATGGATGCAACCCATAGCAGCCCATGGGATTTTTACTCACTCTATCGGCTACCTTGTATCAAAAGATGAAGCGGCGATTTGGCGTGGGCCGATGGCAGCTAAGGCGCTCGCTCAACTGCTGAATGAAACCGAGTGGCCTGAACTGGATTACCTAGTAATTGATATGCCACCGGGAACCGGAGATATTCAACTGACGCTGGCTCAGCAAGTTCCGGTTACCGGAGCAGTCATCGTGACAACTCCTCAAGACTTGGCTTTAGCCGATGCACGTAAAGGTGCGGCAATGTTTAACAAGGTTGATGTGCCAGTGGTGGGTCTTGTAGAAAACATGAGCTACCACATCTGCAGTCATTGTGGTGAAAAAGAGCATATCTTTGGTGCGGGTGGTGCTGAGAAAATGGCCACTGAATATGGCCTTGCTCTTTTGGCTCAAGTTCCACTTCATATTCAGATGCGTGAAGATATTGATAAAGGTATCCCAACGGTTGCTGCGAGACCAGAATCAGAACATGCTCAGCAGTATCTTGCTTTGGCGGAAGCGGTCAGCTCCAGGTTGTATTGGCAGGGCAAAACTAAGCCTGACTCGATCATGTTTACTATGGTCGAATAA
- the metG gene encoding methionine--tRNA ligase: MATDPRKLLVTCALPYANGSIHLGHMLEHIQADIWVRYQRLRGNTVNFICADDAHGTPIMLKAQQMGITPEEMIAAVSEEHQKDFAGFDISFDNYHSTHSEENRELASHIYLELKKNGFISSRTISQLFDPEKEMFLPDRFVKGTCPKCKSEDQYGDNCDNCGETYSPTELIEPKSAVSGATPVMKDSEHFFFDLPQFESMLQEWTRSGSLQAETANKMQEWFESGLQQWDISRDAPYFGFEIPGEKDKFFYVWLDAPVGYMASFKNLCNKTEGLDFDEYWKKGSTTELYHFIGKDIVYFHSLFWPAMLEGAGFRKPNNVFVHGYVTVNGAKMSKSKGTFIKAATYLDHLDPECLRYYYAAKLNSRIDDLDLNLEDFTQRVNADVVNKIVNLASRNAGFITKRFEGKLSAEFAEPELYNEFAAAADRIAELYETREFGRAIREITALADKANQYVDEKAPWVVAKEEGKDQELQDICSVGINLFRVLMTYLKPVMPELAARTEAFLNEELTWEGIAAPLTGHEITKFKALFNRIDPKKVEAMVEASKEDAAAEVAAKEKAEAEKNKASQTELDKDPIADEIEFDAFAAVDMRIARIISCEEVPKANKLLKFQLDIGGETRQVFSGIKSAYKPEELEGKLTVMVANLKPRKMKFGMSEGMILAAGPGGSDLWILEPHEGAQPGMRVM; encoded by the coding sequence ATGGCGACTGATCCAAGAAAACTACTGGTCACTTGTGCCCTTCCGTACGCTAACGGTTCGATTCACCTAGGTCATATGCTTGAGCACATTCAAGCTGACATCTGGGTTCGCTACCAACGCCTACGTGGCAACACTGTAAACTTCATCTGTGCTGACGATGCTCACGGCACGCCAATCATGCTAAAAGCACAACAGATGGGAATTACGCCAGAAGAGATGATCGCTGCAGTAAGTGAAGAGCACCAAAAAGACTTCGCTGGCTTCGATATTAGCTTCGATAACTACCACAGCACGCACTCTGAAGAGAACCGCGAGCTGGCTTCGCACATCTACCTTGAGCTTAAGAAAAACGGTTTCATTTCTAGCCGTACGATTTCTCAGCTGTTTGACCCTGAGAAAGAGATGTTCCTACCGGATCGTTTCGTAAAAGGTACTTGTCCTAAGTGTAAGTCAGAAGATCAATACGGCGATAACTGTGATAACTGTGGTGAAACGTACAGCCCAACTGAACTGATTGAACCTAAATCAGCAGTCTCTGGCGCGACGCCAGTAATGAAAGACTCTGAGCACTTCTTCTTCGATCTACCTCAGTTTGAAAGCATGCTTCAAGAGTGGACACGCTCTGGCTCACTTCAAGCTGAAACGGCAAACAAGATGCAGGAGTGGTTTGAGTCAGGTCTTCAGCAGTGGGATATCTCTCGTGATGCGCCTTACTTCGGCTTCGAGATCCCAGGTGAAAAAGACAAATTCTTCTACGTATGGCTAGACGCACCTGTTGGCTACATGGCTTCTTTCAAGAACCTATGTAACAAAACTGAAGGTCTAGATTTCGACGAATACTGGAAGAAAGGCAGTACTACTGAGCTTTACCACTTCATTGGTAAAGACATTGTTTACTTCCACTCACTATTCTGGCCTGCAATGCTAGAAGGTGCTGGATTCCGTAAGCCAAACAACGTATTTGTCCACGGCTACGTAACCGTAAACGGCGCGAAGATGTCTAAGTCGAAAGGCACATTCATCAAGGCAGCGACTTACCTAGATCACCTTGATCCAGAATGTCTACGTTACTACTACGCGGCGAAGCTAAACAGCCGTATCGATGACCTAGACCTTAACCTTGAAGACTTCACTCAGCGCGTAAACGCTGACGTGGTAAACAAGATTGTTAACCTAGCCTCTCGTAACGCTGGCTTCATCACTAAACGTTTTGAAGGCAAGCTATCTGCAGAGTTCGCAGAGCCTGAACTTTACAACGAGTTCGCTGCTGCGGCTGATCGCATTGCAGAGCTTTACGAGACTCGTGAATTTGGTCGTGCAATTCGTGAGATCACAGCACTAGCAGACAAAGCAAACCAATACGTTGATGAGAAAGCACCGTGGGTTGTAGCGAAAGAAGAAGGCAAAGACCAAGAGCTACAAGACATCTGTTCTGTTGGTATCAACCTATTCCGCGTTCTAATGACTTACCTTAAACCGGTAATGCCAGAGCTTGCTGCACGTACAGAAGCATTCCTAAACGAAGAACTAACTTGGGAAGGTATTGCTGCGCCACTAACTGGTCACGAAATCACTAAGTTCAAAGCATTGTTCAACCGCATCGATCCGAAGAAGGTTGAAGCTATGGTTGAAGCATCTAAAGAAGATGCAGCAGCGGAAGTTGCAGCGAAAGAAAAAGCGGAAGCTGAAAAGAACAAAGCGAGCCAAACTGAGCTAGACAAAGATCCAATCGCAGACGAGATTGAATTTGACGCTTTCGCAGCCGTTGATATGCGCATCGCACGCATCATCTCTTGTGAAGAAGTGCCAAAAGCAAACAAACTGCTTAAGTTCCAACTCGACATCGGTGGAGAAACTCGTCAGGTATTCTCTGGCATCAAGTCAGCGTACAAACCTGAAGAGCTAGAAGGCAAGCTGACAGTCATGGTAGCTAACCTTAAGCCGCGTAAGATGAAGTTTGGTATGTCTGAAGGCATGATCCTAGCAGCTGGCCCAGGTGGTAGCGACCTATGGATTCTTGAGCCACACGAAGGCGCACAGCCTGGTATGCGTGTAATGTAA
- a CDS encoding DUF1456 family protein — protein sequence MTNNEILRRIQHSLNLKNSQIIKAFEQADFTVAPNQVNDWLKADSDKSVSKMKDKELALFLNGFINLKRGKKEGEQPKPEQKLTNNMIFMKLRIALNMKAEDVLDVLEVVGISLSKYEIGAYFRKPSNKNYKACEDQLLCDFLNGVQFTNRPDSEEFIA from the coding sequence GTGACTAACAATGAAATCTTGCGTCGTATCCAGCATTCGCTAAATCTAAAAAACAGCCAAATTATTAAAGCTTTTGAGCAAGCAGACTTCACTGTTGCCCCAAACCAAGTGAATGACTGGCTGAAAGCCGACTCTGACAAGTCAGTCTCTAAAATGAAAGATAAGGAACTGGCGCTTTTTCTCAATGGTTTTATCAACCTGAAACGCGGCAAAAAGGAAGGTGAGCAACCTAAGCCAGAGCAGAAGCTAACCAACAACATGATCTTCATGAAATTACGTATTGCGTTAAACATGAAAGCTGAAGATGTTTTGGATGTGCTTGAAGTTGTTGGTATTAGCCTAAGCAAGTATGAAATCGGTGCCTACTTCCGTAAACCAAGCAACAAGAACTACAAGGCGTGTGAAGACCAATTGCTCTGTGATTTCTTAAATGGCGTACAGTTCACCAACCGTCCTGATTCTGAAGAGTTTATCGCCTAG